Proteins found in one Pempheris klunzingeri isolate RE-2024b chromosome 6, fPemKlu1.hap1, whole genome shotgun sequence genomic segment:
- the LOC139202695 gene encoding trace amine-associated receptor 1-like, with translation MGETLEADDLCILPLNTSCRSMSGTPKAVLISTLLYCITLLTVLLNLLVVISISHFRQLHTPTNLILLSLAVSDLLVGLIVMPVAFIALQSCGFVGTITCAFSYLVSFILTSASVGNMVLISVDRYVAICDPLRYSSMITPSRVRICLCLCWLCSVIYNLITLNVHLLKIDLSNSCHQQCFITINYISGAVDLLLTFFGPVTVIIVLYMRVFVVAVSQARAMRSQISSVKSNTVTVKKSEMRAARTLGITLVVFLLCLCPYFGPSIVGQDTLIEGVSAQVWLFYCNSTFNPVIYAFFYPWFRKSIKLVVSFKILQRGSCEAIIMQR, from the exons ATGGGGGAGACACTGGAAGCAGATGATCTCTGTATCCTTCCCCTTAACACCTCCTGCAGGTCAATGTCTGGTACTCCCAAGGCCGTGCTCATCAGCACACTGCTCTACTGTATCACTctgctcactgtgctgctcaaCTTGTTGGTTGTCATCTCCATCTCGCATTTcag GCAGCTCCACACCCCCACcaatctcatcctcctctccctggctgtgtctgacctgctggtgggcCTCATTGTGATGCCAGTGGCATTCATTGCCCTGCAGTCCTGTGGGTTTGTGGGTACAATCACATGTGCTTTTTCATACCTGGTGAGCTTCATCctcacctctgcctctgttggGAACATGGTGCTCATATCGGTGGACCGCTATGTGGCTATTTGTGACCCTTTGCGCTATTCTTCCATGATAACACCAAGCAGAGTTagaatctgtctgtgtctgtgttggctcTGTTCTGTTATCTACAACCTTATAACATTGAACGTTCActtattaaaaatagatttgtcTAATTCCTGCCATCAACAATGTTTCATtaccataaactacatttcaggGGCAGTAGACTTGCTTCTCACCTTTTTCGGCCCTGTTACTGTTATCATTGTTCTCTATATGAGAGTGTTTGTGGTGGCTGTGTCACAGGCTCGTGCCATGCGGTCTCAAATTTCATCTGTTAAATCAAATACTGTGACTGTTAAGAAATCTGAGATGAGGGCTGCTAGAACTCTTGGTATAACCCTTgtagtgtttttactttgtctctGTCCATACTTTGGTCCTTCTATAGTAGGACAGGATACCTTAATTGAAGGTGTATCAGCTCAGGTTTGGCTCTTCTATTGTAACTCCACTTTTAATCCTGTGATCTATGCCTTTTTCTATCCGTGGTTTAGGAAATCAATTAAACTTGTTGTCAGCTTTAAGATTCTGCAGCGAGGTTCCTGTGAGGCCATAATAATGCAGAGATAA